A region of Plectropomus leopardus isolate mb chromosome 16, YSFRI_Pleo_2.0, whole genome shotgun sequence DNA encodes the following proteins:
- the LOC121955110 gene encoding cystatin-A-like — MAEICQQNTKNTKADKFGWGETEDANERTQELCDKVKEEVQRQTRGDNTEYKAMKYRQLRGILGAEHFLIKVQVGDTNYIHLYVVKIVGPNASPTLEGVQQNKTRDDTIEPIPASPPQTVTVLQAIVS, encoded by the exons ATGGCTGAGATTTGTCAGCAAAATACGAAAAATACAAAGGCAGACAAGTTTGGATGGGGTGAGACAGAGGACGCCAATGAGAGAACTCAGGAACTTTGTGACAAG GTGAAAGAAGAAGTGCAGAGACAAACACGCGGAGACAATACGGAATACAAAGCAATGAAATACAGGCAACTTCGGGGTATCCTTGGAGCAGAACACTTCCTAATCAAG GTTCAAGTTGGAGACACAAATTACATTCATTTGTATGTTGTTAAAATTGTGGGTCCCAACGCATCTCCAACACTGGAAGGTGTGCAGCAGAACAAAACCAGAGACGACACCATCGAACCTATTCCTGCATCTCCACCACAGACAGTGACTGTCTTACAGGCTATTGTCTCATAA